TTGCCATCAGCAGATGCTTTGAAAGGTCACATCGAATTTCGATCTGTGTATCCGGGAATTGTCGGACGACATCTGTCAGGCAGGCTTGCAGGGTGTTTACTGCATAGTCCACAGGCAACCCGACCCGCAATCTTGCAGCAGGATCACGTTGCTCAAATTCTGCCATCGCCAGATCGTTCAGGCGGAGGATCTGACGCGCATGTATTGCCAGGGCCTCACCCCGTTCCGTCAGCGAGATCTCTTTGCCTTTCCGCGCAATAAGCGGATAGCCAACAGCTTCTTCCAAGCGCTTCACTTGAAGGCTGATCGCCGGTTGTGTCCGGCCGAGTATCTCGGCCGCGCGCGTGAAGCTTGCCACTTCAATCACGGTGATGAAGGCTCTCAGGAGCTCTGTTGAAAGGTTGACCGCGCCCATACAAAAACATTAGTGCTAAAAATTAGGCGCGGGCAACGATAAATTTGCTTTATGTAATCCGCTTGGTCACCCTCTATTCGAACAACACGCTGACAGACTCTCCATTGGCGATACGCGTGATGGCCTTGGCGAACATCGGCGAAATTGAAATCTCGCGGATTTTCGATGATGCAGTGACCGCGTCGGTTGCGCCAATTGTGTCGGTGATAACCAAGGACGATAGATCAGAAGCGTTGATCCTGTCGACTGCTTTGCCGGATAAAACACCATGGGTGATATAGGCAGAAACCTCTGCGGCTCCGCTTTCCAAAAGGGCCGTTGCAGCACTACAAAGTGTACCGCCAGAGTCGATGATGTCGTCGACCAACATACATGACTTGCCTGAAACGTCCCCGATGATGTTCATCACCTCAGACGAGCCGGGCTTGTCGCGGCGCTTGTCCACGATTGCCAGGCCAGTCGAGAGACGTTTCGCCAAGGCGCGGGCGCGCACTACGCCCCCCACGTCTGGTGAGACGACCATCACATTGTCTCGGTCCTTCTGCTTTTCGATATCCCGGACGATTTCCGGCACCGCATAAAGATTGTCCGTAGGGATGTCGAAAAATCCCTGAATTTGCCCTGCGTGCAGATCCATTGTCAGAACCCGATGTGCACCCGCCTGAGTTATCATATTCGCAACCAGCTTCGCTGTGATCGGCGTTCTGGGTGCTGATTTGCGATCCTGTCGTGCGTAGCCAAAATAAGGGATCACAGCGGTGATGCGCCCGGCGGAGGATCGGCGCAGCGCGTCGATAAGCACCAGCAGTTCCATCAGGTTGTCGTTGGCGGGATAGGAGGTGGATTGAATGACATAGACATCATCTCCCCGCACGTTTTCCTGTATTTCAACAAAGACTTCTTCATCAGCAAACCGGCGCACATTGCACTCTGCCAGAGGGACACGCATATGCGCGGCAATCGCTTCGGCAAGCGGACGGTTACTATTTCCACAGATCAATTTCATCTGTCGAGCCCCTCGTGAGTGAGTGTGTGATGATGTGCGCCAGAGAAGTCCCCTAAATTGGGAACGCCATCTCGGGTTTGTAAGTCTTGAAGCTTTCAAGATATTGCGCGTTTGCCTGACGCTGCCATTCGGTGCCGGGCTGGATCGCGGTGACGACCTTGTATTTTTCCCGGTAGGACTTTGTGTTGTCATTCTCTTCCATGACAATCGCCACCATGCCTGCAACCGTGCCCTTTTGCTGCTCAACCAGCTGGACAGCACCATGCATCGTGCCGCCCGTTTCGACCCACTGATCCACCAACAACACCCGCGTTCCCGGTGCAAAGGCCGGCAGGCGCATTTCCATCGACTGGGTTTGACCCGAGTAGTTGGTCATAGACGCGCTGTCTGTGTCCACGCAGAGCTTTCCGGGTTTGCGAATGGGCAGAAATCCTTTTCCGATACGGGCCGCAATGCCCGCCGCTAAGACGAAGCCCATCGCATCGAGGCCAGCGATGACGTCAATCTCATCGGCATCTAGATCGGCAACAAGGTCGTCAAGCAAATCATGATACGCTTTGCCATTGATGTAGATCGAAGTCGGATCGAGCCATGCAAACTTGTCGCCTTTGGTGTTCGGTGCCATCAGCGAAAAGTACCAACGATCGTATCTGGGTCCTTTGTCTTGAGCCATCTTTTCTCTCCCTTATGTCTGTGTGAGGTCCATGAGCCGCTTCAGGCGCTCAGGATCGATATTGTAGAAATCGCCGTCATGGTTGATGCCGGTCGCGACCATGAAAAGGTCTACCGCATCTGCGTATTGTGCTGCGTTTTCAGGTGTGATGCCGGATGCAAGGCCAAGCGCAGTGTCGCCGCAATGCTCGCGGAATGTGTCGATCTTGCTCACGTCGGCTGCATGACCGGTCGCCACGCCGGAGGTTACAACGACGTCCATGTAATTCGTCGCGATGCGCGCGCTTTTGCCATACTGTGCTGGATCGACGTCTCGCTGCTTTTTGAACGCGGTGCCGCCGATATAGAGCCCGGTCCAACCGCTGGAGTCGCGGATTGCGTCGATCTCATCTGCTTCGGGCTGATCATGCTCCGCGCGGCGTTCATCCATACGTGCGTCGTCGGCCCAGTAGCCATCGACCTTGCACCCATTTTTTTGCAGTTCCCCGAGAATGGGGAAGGCGTATTTGCCGGTCACGGCGAGGAAATTTACGCCAAGCCAGATATCGGGGAACGCCTGCCGCATCTCCTTGATGATTGGGACCAGCTTCTCCTTCTCGAAGTCATGGTTGATCAGAAAAACGCCCGAGCAACCGCCAGCAACCGCTGTTTTGATGTTTTGCTCTGCCTGTTCGCTGTCAAGGACATGAATTACAGGAAGGATAACTGGACCAGTTGCGCCAAAATTCTGTTTAAAGTCGTTTCGATCCATCTCAATTCTCAATCTCGGTTGTTGCTGGGACGCTACCATTGGCAGTGGGATTTAGAAAATTTATTGTGCTTATTCGTTCATATGATTTGGAAATGAAGAAAGTGAATTGCTAAGAGACCGCCGGCGGTCCTGCAAACCAAGGAATATCAAACTGGACCACGCAAGGGGGCTGATCGCCAGAACGTCTTAGTGAAGGTGCGCGTTTGGTTCATTCCAATGTGCTGAGAGTTGTCTATGCTCCTTTGTGCATGGTCCCTCGCCGACGCAATGCAAGTGTCTATACATAATCCATGAAAGCCCCTGCCAATGGCATCGTTCGACCCCTCTAGTCCTGATGGTACGAACCGCAGTCTTGAGATTGCTATTTCCGCTGACGGTACACCTAAAATGAACCACACCTACACGATCGACGCGCGATGCGGTGTGGCGGTGCGTGTCCGCGCAGGGCAGCAGCTGGCAGTAATAAACCCCAGCGGCCATCAAGTGTGCGATTTCTGGGTATTTGCAGCAGATGATGTGGGCGAGTATTCTTCGATGGAGCATTTGCACACCGCGTTAGGCTCGATCTTCCCTAAAGTAGGTGACGGTGTGACCTCCAACCTGCGTCGCCCATTGATGACAATCATGGAAGACACATCGGTTGGTGTGCACGACACGATCATTGCGTGCTGCGATCATGCCCGGTACCAGCAATTGGGCTGCACGGTATATCACGATAATTGTGCTGATAATCTTCGACAGGCGCTGATGGCCATCGGCCTCAAAGCGCCTGCTATTCCCGCCCCTTTCAATCTTTGGATGAACGTACCTGTGAAGGCTGACGGAAGCACCAGTTTCGCGCCGCCAGTGTCAAAGCCGGGTGATCAAATGGCCTTTCGCGCCGATATGGACGTCATCGCCGTGATGTCGGCTTGCCCTCAAGATGTCACGCCGGTCAACGGCGTGGGTGTCGCGCCAGACATTCTGGAGTTCTACGTCACAGGCACCTAACGCATCCGACCAATTCAAAAGGAGTTGATTAATGCCGTCGCTGAAGTTGCGCTGTCATTGTGTCAAGAGCTTACGGCGATAGATCTCAGCTCCGATGGCGCTTGCATAGCTGGAAAAGGCGACGCTTAGAGGTTGCTCGCGCAAGGTTCAGCACTTGGAACGATGGGCTCACCTCGGTCATGCAGCAGTGTAGCAGACTCCTGGCGCTTGACGCATTCTGAATGTCCGCTCTGGCGGCTTGGGCCGCAACGCAGCGATGGCTGTGCTGCAAGAGCGAATGAATGCTGCGCCAGCAACATGGCTAAACATCAATGTCGGCAAAGTCCGCTTAGCGATCATTGGTGCGGAACGCGGCGAATGGCTGGTTTGAGCGCACTTCGCCGATTTTCTGTGTCGCAGCGAATGCCCGGTTAAGGGAACCGACAAACGGACTTAACAATGGCCACGCTAAGGTCGCAGATAGATTTCGGCCAGACCCAAGATCGTTCTTGTAGAAAGTGTTGAGGACCTCGCGATCTTGTATGCTTCAGGACGCTGACCTGAGCGCGTTCAAGATATTTTCCATCATCGCGTCACAAGCGAAAAGATCACTTTTGGTTAAACCTTCATTCGGCTTGTGCCCGTCAGACGCCATGTCCCCTGGTCCGATCACGACGGTTTTGAGGCCAAGCTCTGCAAAAAATCCCGCCTCGGTTCCGAAGGGCACCTTGGTTATGCCAAGATTGCCAGCCATCGTGTGAGCCCACACGACAGATCTATCTGATGGATCGCTGTTCAGACCGGGATAGGCATTGATCGCTTCAACTGTGACGGGTGGTGCAGATTGATGAGCAGCGCTCACATGTTTGGCGACGTCCTCGATTTCGCGCTGGATATCCTGTGCTGGGGTTTCGACAAGGTGGCGAAACTCCATGTGCAACACAGCAGTCTCAGGAACGATATTTAAAGCACGTCCACCGTGGATTTCACCGATATGCACTGTCGAATACGGAATGCTATATGCGTCATCATGAGGGCCAGAAGCCAGTCGGTCGTGAAGCTTGCGGATTTGATGCACGAACTCGGCCGCGACATGAATGGCATTGACGAACTGGGGCGCGAGAGCGCTGTGGCCTGCTTGGCCGTGGCAAGTCACCTTGAGGGCTGTCTTGCCTTTGTGCCCTGTTGCAACCTGCATCGATGTTGGTTCTCCAACGATCACGATGCGTGGCTCGCCAATCAACTTGCGTAATTCAGGCATCATTTGCCGTATCCCGACGCAGCCTATTTCCTCGTCATAAGAAATCGACAGACTGAGCGGCGCGCAGAGCGGCGTTTTTCCGATCCTCTCGGCCATAGCCAAGGCCGAAGCAAGGAAACCTTTCATATCGGTAGTTCCGCGACCAAAGACACGTTTCCCCTCGTCAGTTAGCGAAAACGGTGGTCGCGTCCAAACCTGCCCATCAACTGGCACCACATCTGTGTGGGCGGACAAACAAGCGCCGCCTTTGACATCGGGTCCAATGGTAGCGAACAAGCCAGCCTTGTTTCGGTCTGGAGACCAGATGCGCGTCACCTTGAAACCCGCACCTTGCAACAGGTCCTGCACCCAATTGATGAGGTCAAGATTGCTTTCGTGGCTGACTGTTGGAAAGGCTACCAGCTTTTCTAACAGTTGCAGAGTCCGTGTTGAGGATGTCATTTTAAAGCCTGACTGGTTGCTGCGTTAATCCACCGCAAGCTGCGTGATTTCGCGCCGGAATGGAAGCGCATCACCGATGTCCTCACCATCCAGCTCGCGCGCATACCGGTGTCCTGCATAGGTTGCCCAAGCAATAGGCCCAGGTGCATTGGCATCCCCAATCAGCTTGACTGATTTAATGCCTGCATCCGCCCATTCAGCCTCGCGCAGCTTTAGGTCGTTATAAACTGCGTTGTTCTCGATCCGTGATGACACGAGCAAAATGGCATCACACGCAAGCGGTCGCGTCATCTCGGTGAACATGCAATTGGTCACAACATGATCCTTCGCGATCTCTGTAACGCCACGGTTGAGTTCAATGGTCACACCCATTTTTGCCAAGCGGCGGTGAATCTCATGCTGTTCCAGTGTGTTGAGGGTCCATTCACTGACATACGCTGCCGGTGTGATCAGCGTGACGCTACAGCCCTTTTGAATCAGAAGTTCTGCCATGACGCCGCCCATATAGTAGTGGTCGTCGTCATAAATCACAACATGGCCGCTTGGGTTTACATTTCCCATCAAGTCATCTGGCGTGAAAATCGGCATCGCGTTATCTGTCAGGAACGGAACGACATGTTGGCGCGAAACACCGTCGCGTCGCCACTTTGCACCCGTTGCGACACAAATGTTTTCAAACCCGAACTCAAGAATACTATCCGCGTCGAGTTCGCTGTCAAAATAGCTTTCGACATTTGCTTTTTGACTCAGCTGGTATTCACGGTAATCCGCCACGCGCCCCCATGCGCTCAGACCAGGAAGATGGCGTTCGCGGGCCACGCGTCCGCCCAGAACCGTTCCCGCCTCGGCCAATGCCACGTCATAGCCGCGCTCGGCTGCGGCACGTGCCGCCTCAAGCCCAGCAGGACCCGCGCCAATCACAAGAACATTGGAGCTAGTGCCCTTAAGGTTCATCCGTTCGGGATGCCAGCCCTTGCGCCATTCTTCCATAAAAGTGGGGTTCTGTGTGCAGCGGCTGATCGACATTGTCATGTCGCCTGTGACGCAGATATTGCAGCCGATGCATTCGCGGATATCTTCGATTCGACCTTCTTCGATCTTTTTAGGTAGGAACGGATCGGCAATCGACGGGCGTGCGCAGCCTATGAAATCCAGCGTGCCAGATTTGATCATCTTGACCATGACATCGGGGCTGGTAAAGCGCCCAACGCCAACGATTGGCTTGTCAGTCAGCTCGTGGATGCCTTTGACGAGATGATGCTGCGCGGCCTCCTCTTTGAAGCGAGACGGGCCAGAACACTCTTCCCATGTGCCTTGCGCCAAATCCCATAGGTCAGGCAAGTTGCGGTTCATTTCCACCAACTCACGAACCTCGGCATTCGAGAAGCCAAGTTCTCCGATAGATTCATCCAATGAGACACGTAATGTGATGCCCATGGTATCACCCACCGCGTCGCGCATGTCCGCAATCACTTCGTTCACAAACCGCGCACGGTTTTCCAAACTGCCGCCGTATTCGTCCGTGCGGTGGTTAGTTGCGCGGCTCAGAAAGTGCTGGAAAATCCCGAACCCATGCGCCCCGTAGAGACAGATCAGATCAAAGCCAGCCTCTTTGGAACGCTTCGCCGCATTCACAAACCAACGCCGCAAGTCTTTGATATCGGTTTTGTCCAATGCGCGGGCCTGAACCGGATCATTGGTAAACGTGCGGATCGGCTGTGCGGAGACAGCCATCGGCACCTCTTTAGTGTAAAGGTTTGGACCATTTACACCTGAATAGGCCAACTGAATACCCGCTAACGCACCGTGCTCTTTCATTTTGTCCGACATCTTGTGCAACATGGGAATGTCTTTGTCTTCCCAAAGACGTAGCTCAATAAACGGTGTGATTTCAGAGGTGTGATGCATCTCGCACTGCTCGGTGAAAATAACACCCCAGCCGCCTTCGGCCTTGACCCCGCGCATTGCTGCGGCCGCAGACGGATCACGGTAACCGCCGCCATTACAATGCGGCACTTGATAGAACCGGTTTTTAGCCGTGACTGGCCCGATCTTCAAGGGTTCAAAAAGAATGTCGTACCGAGGATCACGCACGGGGAATACTCCTGTAAGGCAAAGGATGTTGAACCAGTGGTGACAGAATAATGGGTTAGGCTAAAGTCGCGGTTACGGAACCCAAGCTTAGGCTAGAGTTAAGCCACGTCGGTGATCGGCAACCCCGGAAAGCCCCAATTGGAAAGTGTCTGCGCCGTATGATCAATAAACGCGTTTACCGATAGAATGCTGCGGGCACCTTCAGGCACGATGAAGCCCAATCGCATCGGGCGATGTGTGCCTTCAAGAGGAATGAACCGCAATACTCTCCCATCCGGCGACATATCCGAATGCGGACGTATATTGGCAACGGAAAAGCCAAATCCATTCGCGACCAGAGACCGCATAACAGCCATATCGCGCGTCCGCTCAACAATATTGGGGGCAACACCTGCGCGTTCAAAAATACTCATAAAATAGGTGCGGCTCATTGGAAGGTCGAGCAACACCATCGGATATTCCGCTAGAGTTTCGACCGAAACCGTCTTACGGTCCGCGAGCGGGTGATCGGCGGCAACCACAGCATAAAGCGGCAAGGACCGCAGAGGAATGAACTCCAAATCTGGCGGCACCTCAAGATCGTAGGAGAGAGCGACATCAATATCTGCACGTCGCAGTTTTTCGATGAGAGTCTGCTGATCACACTCAATCTGCGACATGCGGACATCTGGATGCGTTTGTTGAAACTCGCAGCGAATAGCAGGCAAGAGAACCTGTGCGAATGTCAAAAGGCACCCGACGCTCAGCGGACCCTGCACAACACCAGATATCGCACCGGCAAGACGATTGAGGCTATCGGCCTCTGCCAAGACCTTGCGGGCTTGCTCCATAAATTGCCGACCTGGTTGCGTCAGGCTTAATCCATGGGCGTGTTTGCGAACAAACAACGGCAGACCAAATTCGTCTTCCAGCTGGGAAATCGCCGCTGAAATTGAGGGCGATGATACGTTGACTTGCGCACTCGCCTGCGCAATCGAGCCGTGCTCACCAACAGAGACGAAGTATTCCAATTGCCGAAGGGTAAAACGCAAAGCCATGCCCCTGTTATGCTGCGCCACACAAAAGTATCAAGCGCTGTTTTTAGGTCGCATACTTAATCCATGTAGTTTTGAGTGCCGTGTATTTATCGAAGCTATGCAGCGACAGGTCGCGTCCAAATCCAGACTGCTTCATGCCCCCGAACGGCGTCATAGCACTTAGTGCGTCAACGGTGTTTACCGATACAGTTCCCGCCATCAAGCTATCAGAAACGCGCAGTGCACGGCTTAAGTTATCTGTCCACACAGAAGCGGCCAGCCCGTAAATGCTGTCATTGGCCATGCGCACAGCATCGCCTTCGGTGTCGAACGGAATAACGGACAGCACGGGGCCAAAAATCTCGTCGCGGGCAAGAGCATCATCGTGGTTCACATCATCAAAGATTGTCGGTTGCACAAAACAGCCTTTGCCGTTGATCTGAACTTGCTCACCACCAGCCACAAGATTGGCGGTTTTTTTTCCGGCCTCGACAAAACGCATGATGCCATCGGTCTGTTTTTTATCGACGATAGCGCCCATTTTCGAGGCCGGATCAAGCGGATCACCCGGCTGCAAATCTTTTGCCCGCGCGATCAATTTTTCAACGAACTCATCCTTGATGGACCGCTCGACATAAAGCCGGGAATTGGCAGAGCAGACTTCGCCCTGATTAAAGAAAATTCCGAACGCCGCCATATCCGCCGCCGCATCAAGGTTTTCGCAGTCAGCAAACACAAGGTTCGGACTTTTGCCGCCTGTTTCGGGCCAGATTTGTTTGAGGTTCGATTGCCCTGAATACTCCATGAATTTCTTGCCGATCATGGTCGATCCTGTGAAGGCGAGGCAGTCCACATCCATGTGAAGCCCGAGCGCCTTACCCGCAGTATGGCCGAAGCCAGGCACGATATTGAACACCCCATCAGGCACCCCCGATTCGACGGCCAATTCAGCAAGGCGCAAAGCAGAAAGCGGGGATTGTTCCGCCGGTTTCAGGACAACCGAATTACCCGCAGCCAAAGCAGCAGCCGCTTTCCACGTCGCCATATCGAGCGGGAAGTTCCAAGGTGTCACTGCGCCAACAACCCCCAACGGAACACGGGCAACAATCGCCAAATTGCCAGGGGCAGTTGGCGCAACCTCGTCATATATTTTATCGATGGCTTCAGCGTACCATTGAAAGAAATGCGCTGATCCAGGCGCATCAATTGTCGCCGCGTCTGTGACTAGTTTACCCATATCAAGGCTATCAAGCAGCGCGAACTCTTCTAGATTTTCACGGATCAGATCGGCCAATTTTAACAGCACGGTTTTGCGGTGCGCAGGGTCGGTGCGCGACCAAATACCGGCCTCAAAAGCGGCTCGGGCCGACGATACCGCACGGTTCACATCCTCAACATCACATGCGGCGACGTCAGCCAAAACGTCATCCGTCGCTGGATTGATCGACTGGAACGTCTCACCCGAAGCGGCATCAACGAATTTTCCGTTGATAAAGGCTTGGTGGCGCAATGTTAGGCCAGAGGCCCGCTTGGTCCAGTCGGCTTTGGTGTAATCCAGCATTTCAGTATTCCTTGATCATTCGTTGCCCGGCACGCCGTAAGATGGCGCTTGTCTCGGGTCGATTGCGCGCTGCACATAGGCGTCCAGCTGGGGCTTG
This genomic window from Lentibacter algarum contains:
- a CDS encoding LysR family transcriptional regulator — encoded protein: MALRFTLRQLEYFVSVGEHGSIAQASAQVNVSSPSISAAISQLEDEFGLPLFVRKHAHGLSLTQPGRQFMEQARKVLAEADSLNRLAGAISGVVQGPLSVGCLLTFAQVLLPAIRCEFQQTHPDVRMSQIECDQQTLIEKLRRADIDVALSYDLEVPPDLEFIPLRSLPLYAVVAADHPLADRKTVSVETLAEYPMVLLDLPMSRTYFMSIFERAGVAPNIVERTRDMAVMRSLVANGFGFSVANIRPHSDMSPDGRVLRFIPLEGTHRPMRLGFIVPEGARSILSVNAFIDHTAQTLSNWGFPGLPITDVA
- the argE gene encoding acetylornithine deacetylase, with protein sequence MTSSTRTLQLLEKLVAFPTVSHESNLDLINWVQDLLQGAGFKVTRIWSPDRNKAGLFATIGPDVKGGACLSAHTDVVPVDGQVWTRPPFSLTDEGKRVFGRGTTDMKGFLASALAMAERIGKTPLCAPLSLSISYDEEIGCVGIRQMMPELRKLIGEPRIVIVGEPTSMQVATGHKGKTALKVTCHGQAGHSALAPQFVNAIHVAAEFVHQIRKLHDRLASGPHDDAYSIPYSTVHIGEIHGGRALNIVPETAVLHMEFRHLVETPAQDIQREIEDVAKHVSAAHQSAPPVTVEAINAYPGLNSDPSDRSVVWAHTMAGNLGITKVPFGTEAGFFAELGLKTVVIGPGDMASDGHKPNEGLTKSDLFACDAMMENILNALRSAS
- a CDS encoding aldehyde dehydrogenase, yielding MLDYTKADWTKRASGLTLRHQAFINGKFVDAASGETFQSINPATDDVLADVAACDVEDVNRAVSSARAAFEAGIWSRTDPAHRKTVLLKLADLIRENLEEFALLDSLDMGKLVTDAATIDAPGSAHFFQWYAEAIDKIYDEVAPTAPGNLAIVARVPLGVVGAVTPWNFPLDMATWKAAAALAAGNSVVLKPAEQSPLSALRLAELAVESGVPDGVFNIVPGFGHTAGKALGLHMDVDCLAFTGSTMIGKKFMEYSGQSNLKQIWPETGGKSPNLVFADCENLDAAADMAAFGIFFNQGEVCSANSRLYVERSIKDEFVEKLIARAKDLQPGDPLDPASKMGAIVDKKQTDGIMRFVEAGKKTANLVAGGEQVQINGKGCFVQPTIFDDVNHDDALARDEIFGPVLSVIPFDTEGDAVRMANDSIYGLAASVWTDNLSRALRVSDSLMAGTVSVNTVDALSAMTPFGGMKQSGFGRDLSLHSFDKYTALKTTWIKYAT
- a CDS encoding urea carboxylase-associated family protein encodes the protein MASFDPSSPDGTNRSLEIAISADGTPKMNHTYTIDARCGVAVRVRAGQQLAVINPSGHQVCDFWVFAADDVGEYSSMEHLHTALGSIFPKVGDGVTSNLRRPLMTIMEDTSVGVHDTIIACCDHARYQQLGCTVYHDNCADNLRQALMAIGLKAPAIPAPFNLWMNVPVKADGSTSFAPPVSKPGDQMAFRADMDVIAVMSACPQDVTPVNGVGVAPDILEFYVTGT
- a CDS encoding phosphoribosyltransferase family protein — encoded protein: MAQDKGPRYDRWYFSLMAPNTKGDKFAWLDPTSIYINGKAYHDLLDDLVADLDADEIDVIAGLDAMGFVLAAGIAARIGKGFLPIRKPGKLCVDTDSASMTNYSGQTQSMEMRLPAFAPGTRVLLVDQWVETGGTMHGAVQLVEQQKGTVAGMVAIVMEENDNTKSYREKYKVVTAIQPGTEWQRQANAQYLESFKTYKPEMAFPI
- a CDS encoding ribose-phosphate pyrophosphokinase; its protein translation is MKLICGNSNRPLAEAIAAHMRVPLAECNVRRFADEEVFVEIQENVRGDDVYVIQSTSYPANDNLMELLVLIDALRRSSAGRITAVIPYFGYARQDRKSAPRTPITAKLVANMITQAGAHRVLTMDLHAGQIQGFFDIPTDNLYAVPEIVRDIEKQKDRDNVMVVSPDVGGVVRARALAKRLSTGLAIVDKRRDKPGSSEVMNIIGDVSGKSCMLVDDIIDSGGTLCSAATALLESGAAEVSAYITHGVLSGKAVDRINASDLSSLVITDTIGATDAVTASSKIREISISPMFAKAITRIANGESVSVLFE
- a CDS encoding FAD-dependent oxidoreductase, which translates into the protein MRDPRYDILFEPLKIGPVTAKNRFYQVPHCNGGGYRDPSAAAAMRGVKAEGGWGVIFTEQCEMHHTSEITPFIELRLWEDKDIPMLHKMSDKMKEHGALAGIQLAYSGVNGPNLYTKEVPMAVSAQPIRTFTNDPVQARALDKTDIKDLRRWFVNAAKRSKEAGFDLICLYGAHGFGIFQHFLSRATNHRTDEYGGSLENRARFVNEVIADMRDAVGDTMGITLRVSLDESIGELGFSNAEVRELVEMNRNLPDLWDLAQGTWEECSGPSRFKEEAAQHHLVKGIHELTDKPIVGVGRFTSPDVMVKMIKSGTLDFIGCARPSIADPFLPKKIEEGRIEDIRECIGCNICVTGDMTMSISRCTQNPTFMEEWRKGWHPERMNLKGTSSNVLVIGAGPAGLEAARAAAERGYDVALAEAGTVLGGRVARERHLPGLSAWGRVADYREYQLSQKANVESYFDSELDADSILEFGFENICVATGAKWRRDGVSRQHVVPFLTDNAMPIFTPDDLMGNVNPSGHVVIYDDDHYYMGGVMAELLIQKGCSVTLITPAAYVSEWTLNTLEQHEIHRRLAKMGVTIELNRGVTEIAKDHVVTNCMFTEMTRPLACDAILLVSSRIENNAVYNDLKLREAEWADAGIKSVKLIGDANAPGPIAWATYAGHRYARELDGEDIGDALPFRREITQLAVD
- a CDS encoding BtpA/SgcQ family protein, producing MDRNDFKQNFGATGPVILPVIHVLDSEQAEQNIKTAVAGGCSGVFLINHDFEKEKLVPIIKEMRQAFPDIWLGVNFLAVTGKYAFPILGELQKNGCKVDGYWADDARMDERRAEHDQPEADEIDAIRDSSGWTGLYIGGTAFKKQRDVDPAQYGKSARIATNYMDVVVTSGVATGHAADVSKIDTFREHCGDTALGLASGITPENAAQYADAVDLFMVATGINHDGDFYNIDPERLKRLMDLTQT